A region of Streptomyces sp. NBC_01267 DNA encodes the following proteins:
- a CDS encoding threonine aldolase family protein, whose protein sequence is MTHDTDENEQDEQNERDEQNERQRRTAALRGAKHILSRPSAHATLGERLTALAADAGTVYDLGESVDLYGGGVVAALEERVASLLGFPAAAFFPTGTMAQQVALRCWAERTGNATVALHPLAHPEMHEGGAFGTVSGLRTVHPTSAPRLPTADEVRDFGEPFGTLMLELPLRDAGFSLPTWDELVAVVDAARERDAVVHFDGARLWECTPHFGHGLKEIAGLADSVYVSFYKSLDGLSGAVLAGPETLVDEARVWRHRYGGQIFQQYPAALSALVGLERELPRLASYVAQAKVVAAGLAEGFREAGPAWFRINPEVPHTHQFQVWLPYDAEMLTRVAVEQAEETGVALFHPFHPAPGGVPELSFTEVTVAGPGLSWTVADVVSAVREFVRRVG, encoded by the coding sequence ATGACCCATGACACGGACGAGAACGAGCAGGACGAGCAGAACGAGCGGGACGAGCAGAACGAGCGGCAGCGCAGAACGGCCGCGCTGCGGGGGGCGAAGCACATACTGTCGCGTCCGTCCGCGCACGCCACGCTGGGCGAGCGGCTGACGGCGCTGGCCGCGGACGCGGGAACGGTGTACGACCTCGGCGAATCCGTCGACCTGTACGGCGGCGGGGTCGTCGCCGCGTTGGAGGAGCGGGTGGCCTCGCTGCTCGGTTTCCCCGCGGCGGCCTTCTTCCCCACCGGCACGATGGCCCAGCAGGTCGCGCTGCGGTGCTGGGCGGAGCGCACGGGCAACGCCACGGTCGCCCTGCATCCGCTGGCGCACCCGGAGATGCACGAGGGGGGCGCTTTCGGGACGGTGAGCGGACTGCGTACGGTCCACCCGACGTCGGCGCCCCGGCTGCCCACCGCCGACGAGGTGCGCGACTTCGGCGAACCGTTCGGGACGCTGATGCTGGAACTTCCGCTGCGCGACGCCGGTTTCTCCCTGCCGACCTGGGACGAGCTGGTGGCGGTCGTCGATGCGGCCAGGGAACGTGACGCGGTGGTGCACTTCGACGGCGCACGGCTGTGGGAGTGCACCCCGCACTTCGGCCACGGCCTGAAGGAGATCGCGGGGCTCGCGGACAGTGTGTACGTGTCCTTCTACAAGTCGCTGGACGGCCTTTCGGGCGCGGTGCTCGCGGGTCCCGAAACGCTCGTCGACGAGGCGCGGGTCTGGCGGCACCGGTACGGCGGGCAGATCTTCCAGCAGTACCCGGCCGCGCTGTCGGCGCTGGTGGGGCTGGAGCGGGAGCTGCCGCGGCTGGCCTCGTACGTCGCTCAGGCGAAGGTGGTCGCGGCCGGGCTGGCGGAGGGGTTCCGGGAGGCCGGGCCGGCGTGGTTCCGGATCAACCCCGAGGTGCCGCACACGCACCAGTTCCAGGTGTGGCTCCCGTACGACGCGGAGATGCTGACCCGGGTGGCGGTCGAGCAGGCGGAGGAGACCGGGGTGGCGCTGTTCCACCCGTTCCATCCTGCGCCGGGCGGGGTGCCGGAACTCTCGTTCACCGAGGTGACGGTGGCGGGGCCGGGGCTGTCGTGGACGGTGGCGGACGTGGTGTCGGCGGTACGGGAGTTCGTGCGACGGGTGGGGTGA
- a CDS encoding Rossmann-like and DUF2520 domain-containing protein encodes MNASVDTRPARLTVGVVGTGRVGPALAASLQLAGHRPVAASGVSDASVRRAAVLLPDVPLVPPAEVLARAELVLLTVPDDALPALVEGLAATGAVRPGQLLVHTSGRFGTRVLDPALRAGALPLALHPAMTFTGTSVDVQRLAGCSFGVTAPDELRLAAEALVIEMGGEPEWIAEESRPLYHAALAIGANHLVTLVAQSMELLRTAGVAAPDRMLGPLLGAALDNALRSGDAALTGPVARGDAGTVSAHVEELRKHAPQAVAGYLAMARTTADRALAHGLLKPELAEDLLGVLGEEETR; translated from the coding sequence ATGAACGCATCAGTAGACACCCGCCCCGCCCGGCTCACCGTCGGCGTCGTCGGCACCGGCCGGGTGGGCCCCGCGCTCGCCGCGTCGCTCCAGCTGGCCGGGCACCGTCCGGTCGCCGCGTCCGGTGTGTCCGACGCCTCCGTGCGCAGGGCCGCCGTCCTGCTCCCCGATGTCCCCCTGGTCCCCCCGGCCGAGGTGCTGGCGCGGGCCGAGCTGGTCCTGCTGACCGTGCCCGACGACGCGCTGCCCGCGCTGGTCGAGGGACTGGCCGCGACCGGCGCGGTCCGCCCGGGACAGCTCCTGGTCCACACGTCGGGCCGGTTCGGCACCCGGGTGCTCGACCCCGCGCTGCGCGCCGGAGCCCTGCCGCTGGCACTGCACCCGGCGATGACCTTCACCGGCACCTCGGTGGACGTCCAGCGGCTGGCCGGCTGCTCCTTCGGCGTGACCGCCCCCGACGAGCTGCGGCTCGCCGCCGAGGCACTGGTCATCGAGATGGGCGGCGAGCCCGAGTGGATCGCCGAGGAGTCCCGGCCGCTCTACCACGCGGCGCTCGCCATCGGCGCGAACCACCTGGTCACCCTGGTGGCCCAGTCCATGGAGCTGCTGCGTACGGCCGGGGTCGCCGCCCCCGACCGGATGCTCGGCCCGCTCCTCGGCGCCGCCCTCGACAACGCCCTCAGGTCCGGTGACGCGGCGCTGACCGGACCGGTCGCCCGCGGCGACGCGGGCACGGTGTCGGCGCACGTCGAAGAGTTGCGCAAGCACGCCCCGCAGGCCGTCGCCGGATATCTCGCGATGGCCCGTACGACGGCGGACCGCGCCCTCGCGCACGGTCTGCTCAAGCCGGAACTGGCCGAGGACCTGCTCGGTGTCCTCGGCGAGGAGGAGACCCGATGA
- the panC gene encoding pantoate--beta-alanine ligase — protein MTALLHTAAELDALPRTAPSTDRRAVVMTMGALHEGHATLIRTARELVGRTGQVVVTIFVNPLQFGAGEDLDRYPRTLEADLAVAELAGADAVFAPAVDEVYPGGEPQVRIAAGPMGERFEGSARPGHFDGMLTVVAKLLHLTRPGLALFGQKDAQQLALVRRMARDLNFPVEIVGVPTVREPDGLALSSRNRFLSAEDRATALVLSRALFAGRDVLAAAPSPTGDATPAAVRAAARAAVAGAPLTLDYLSLIDPSDFTEADDHHKGGAVLAIAARVGATRLIDNIPLTFGEPQ, from the coding sequence ATGACCGCCCTGCTGCACACGGCCGCCGAGCTGGACGCCCTGCCGCGCACCGCGCCGTCCACCGACAGGCGCGCCGTCGTCATGACCATGGGCGCCCTCCACGAGGGCCACGCCACCCTGATCCGTACGGCGAGGGAGCTGGTGGGGAGGACCGGTCAGGTCGTCGTCACAATCTTCGTCAACCCGCTCCAGTTCGGTGCGGGTGAAGACCTCGACCGCTACCCCCGCACCCTCGAAGCCGACCTCGCCGTCGCCGAACTGGCCGGTGCGGACGCGGTGTTCGCCCCGGCCGTGGACGAGGTCTACCCGGGTGGGGAGCCTCAGGTGCGGATCGCGGCGGGCCCCATGGGCGAGCGTTTCGAGGGCTCGGCGCGCCCCGGCCACTTCGACGGGATGCTCACCGTCGTCGCCAAGCTGCTGCACCTCACCCGGCCCGGCCTCGCGCTGTTCGGGCAGAAGGACGCCCAACAGCTCGCCCTGGTCCGGCGGATGGCGCGCGATCTCAACTTCCCGGTCGAGATCGTCGGCGTACCGACGGTCCGCGAGCCCGACGGCCTGGCTCTCTCCAGCCGCAACCGCTTCCTCTCCGCCGAGGACCGCGCCACCGCGCTGGTCCTCTCCCGGGCCCTGTTCGCGGGCCGGGACGTCCTGGCGGCGGCACCGTCGCCGACCGGCGACGCCACCCCCGCGGCCGTGCGCGCCGCGGCACGGGCCGCCGTCGCGGGCGCGCCGCTCACCCTCGACTACCTGTCCCTGATCGACCCGTCCGACTTCACCGAGGCCGACGACCACCACAAGGGCGGGGCGGTCCTCGCGATCGCCGCCCGGGTCGGTGCGACGCGCCTGATCGACAACATCCCGCTGACCTTCGGGGAGCCACAGTGA
- a CDS encoding L-aspartate oxidase: MTGTGIRLHAPVPGWSLDADVVIVGSGVAGLTAALRCTAAGLRTVVVTKARLDDGSTRWAQGGVAAALGEGDTPEQHLDDTLVAGAGLCDETAVRTLVTEGPDAVRRLIATGAHFDTDATGTLALAREGGHHRRRIAHAGGDATGAEISRALVEAVRAAALHTVENALVLDLLTDAEGRTAGVTLHVMGEGQHDGVGAVRAPAVVLATGGMGQIFSATTNPSVSTGDGVALALRAGADVSDLEFVQFHPTVLFLGAGAEGQQPLVSEAVRGEGAHLVDAEGVRFMVGQHELAELAPRDIVAKAITRRMHEHGAEHMYLDARHFGAEMWEQRFPTILAACRAHGIDPVTEPIPVAPAAHYASGGVRTDLHGRTTVPGLYACGEVACTGVHGANRLASNSLLEGLVFAERIADDVAATTRKAAAAVAPAEPVTLPLLAPESRLRIQRIMTAGAGVLRSADSLRTAAAELEAIRAEVDTPAPVSTAASVNPPAPADTAATAPKPATPATSATPAKPAEPGVEAWEATNLLCVARVLTAAALRREETRGCHWREDHADRDDTDWRRHLVVQLQHDRSLDVRTTASADFPPTLPQRPQEQ, translated from the coding sequence GTGACCGGAACCGGAATACGCCTGCACGCACCCGTCCCCGGCTGGTCGCTCGACGCCGACGTCGTGATCGTCGGGTCCGGCGTCGCCGGTCTCACCGCCGCGCTGCGCTGCACCGCGGCGGGCCTGCGCACCGTCGTCGTGACCAAGGCCCGCCTCGACGACGGGTCGACCCGCTGGGCACAGGGCGGCGTCGCCGCCGCGCTCGGTGAGGGCGACACCCCCGAACAGCACCTCGACGACACGCTGGTCGCCGGCGCCGGGCTCTGCGACGAGACCGCGGTACGCACCCTGGTCACCGAGGGCCCCGACGCCGTACGCCGCCTCATCGCGACCGGCGCGCACTTCGACACCGACGCCACCGGCACCCTCGCGCTCGCCCGCGAGGGCGGCCACCACCGCCGCCGGATCGCCCACGCGGGCGGCGACGCGACGGGCGCGGAGATCTCCCGCGCACTGGTCGAAGCGGTCCGCGCCGCTGCGCTGCACACCGTCGAGAACGCCCTGGTCCTCGACCTCCTCACCGACGCCGAAGGCCGTACGGCGGGTGTCACCCTGCACGTCATGGGGGAGGGCCAGCACGACGGCGTGGGCGCCGTCCGTGCACCCGCGGTCGTCCTCGCCACCGGTGGGATGGGCCAGATCTTCTCGGCGACCACCAACCCGTCCGTCTCGACCGGCGACGGCGTGGCCCTCGCCCTGCGCGCGGGCGCGGACGTCTCGGACCTCGAATTCGTCCAGTTCCACCCCACGGTGCTCTTCCTCGGCGCGGGCGCCGAGGGCCAGCAGCCACTGGTCTCCGAAGCGGTACGGGGCGAGGGCGCCCACCTCGTCGACGCCGAGGGCGTCCGGTTCATGGTCGGTCAGCACGAGCTGGCCGAACTGGCCCCGCGCGACATCGTGGCCAAGGCCATCACCCGCCGCATGCACGAGCACGGCGCGGAACACATGTATCTCGACGCCCGCCACTTCGGCGCCGAGATGTGGGAGCAGCGCTTCCCGACGATCCTGGCCGCCTGCCGAGCCCACGGCATCGACCCGGTGACCGAGCCGATCCCGGTGGCCCCCGCCGCGCACTACGCCTCGGGCGGCGTCCGCACCGATCTGCACGGCCGTACGACCGTCCCCGGTCTGTACGCCTGCGGTGAGGTCGCCTGCACCGGCGTGCACGGCGCGAACCGCCTGGCGTCCAACTCCCTCCTGGAGGGGCTGGTCTTCGCGGAGCGCATCGCGGACGACGTCGCTGCCACCACCAGGAAGGCCGCCGCGGCCGTCGCCCCCGCCGAACCCGTCACGCTTCCGCTGCTCGCCCCCGAGTCCCGCCTCCGCATCCAGCGGATCATGACGGCGGGCGCCGGAGTGCTGCGCTCGGCGGACAGCCTCAGGACGGCCGCGGCGGAGCTGGAGGCCATCCGCGCGGAAGTGGACACTCCCGCACCTGTGAGCACAGCGGCATCTGTGAACCCACCGGCACCGGCGGACACAGCAGCCACCGCACCGAAGCCCGCCACACCTGCCACGTCCGCCACACCCGCCAAGCCCGCCGAACCGGGCGTCGAGGCGTGGGAGGCCACCAACCTCCTCTGCGTCGCCCGCGTCCTCACCGCCGCCGCACTCCGCCGCGAGGAGACCCGCGGCTGCCACTGGCGCGAGGACCACGCCGACCGGGACGACACCGACTGGCGCCGCCACCTCGTCGTACAGCTGCAACACGACCGTTCGCTGGACGTACGCACCACGGCCAGCGCGGACTTTCCCCCGACCCTCCCCCAGCGTCCCCAGGAGCAGTGA